In a genomic window of Trichoderma atroviride chromosome 4, complete sequence:
- a CDS encoding uncharacterized protein (BUSCO:EOG092D38PJ) → MPRPTRGSQKAAIKREEDDFDEVKASKPRQSAAAAKRKADSEPEADADSKTQASKAVKKRKGKGKGDEEAMVLAERTAVSALGKAMYIGAHVSAAGGVQNAVTNAVQIGANSFALFLKSQRKWSNPPITAEAKNGFISQCKEHHYHANEHALPHGSYLVNLAQADKDKAKQAYDSFVDDLDRCEQLGIKLYNFHPGSTGGDTKAAAIKRIATQLNKAHKATKTVITVLENMAGSGNVVGSTWEDLRDIIALVENKSRVGVCIDTCHAFAAGYDLRTPETFKKTVDSFNEIVGANYLKAFHLNDSKAPFNSNRDLHANIGTGFLGLRAFHSLMNHAEFQDKPMVLETPIDRKGADGKSVEDKQIWANEIKLLESLIDMDPETEDFRKLEKELQAKGSDERKKIQDQVDKKSKSAPKKGKAAPKMKKEATSDEGSD, encoded by the exons ATGCCCCGCCCTACCAGAGGTAGCCAAAAGGCTGCTATCAAgcgcgaagaagacgacttTGACGAAGTGAAAGCTTCCAAGCCAAGACAGTCTGCAGCTGCCGCAAAGCGAAAAGCAGATTCCGAGCCCGAGGCAGATGCCGATTCCAAGACTCAAGCTTCCAAAGCTGTAAAGAAGCGCaaggggaaaggaaaaggcgacgaagaagcaatGGTTTTGGCGGAGAGGACTGCTGTATCGGCTCTGGGCAAGGCCATGTACATTGGCGCTCACGTCAGTGCTGCAGGAG GCGTCCAGAATGCCGTCACAAATGCCGTCCAAATCGGCGCCAATTCCTTCGCCCTGTTCCTCAAATCTCAGCGCAAATGGAGCAATCCTCCCATCacagcagaagcaaagaacGGCTTTATAAGCCAGTGCAAAGAGCATCACTATCACGCCAATGAACACGCTCTCCCCCACGGCTCATATCTTGTCAATCTTGCGCAGgcagacaaggacaaggccaaaCAGGCATACGACAGCTTTGTCGATGACCTCGACCGATGTGAGCAGCTGGGTATCAAGCTCTACAACTTCCATCCTGGATCTACCGGAGGCGATACAAAGGCCGCCGCGATCAAGCGCATAGCTACACAGCTAAACAAGGCCCACAAGGCTACAAAGACCGTCATCACCGTTTTGGAAAACATGGCGGGCAGTGGCAATGTTGTGGGATCAACTTGGGAGGATCTCAGAGACATCATTGCCCTGGTGGAGAACAAGTCTCGCGTGGGAGTATGCATCGATACCTGCCATGCTTTCGCAGCTGGCTACGATCTGCGGACGCCCGAGACTTTCAAAAAGACTGTCGACTCTTTCAACGAAATTGTTGGTGCAAATTACTTGAAGGCTTTTCACT TAAACGACAGCAAAGCACCCTTCAATTCTAACAGAGATCTCCATGCCAACATTGGAACCGGCTTTCTAGGCCTTCGAGCCTTCCACAGCCTCATGAACCACGCAGAGTTCCAGGACAAGCCCATGGTCCTAGAGACACCCATTGACAGAAAAGGCGCAGATGGTAAATCAGTAGAGGACAAGCAAATCTGGGCCAACGAGATCAAACTTCTAGAGAGTCTCATTGACATGGACCCAGAGACGGAAGACTTTAGAAAACTAGAAAAGGAATTGCAAGCCAAGGGCAGTGacgaaaggaagaagattcAAGACCAGGTGGATAAGAAATCCAAGAGTGCCCCTAAGAAGGGCAAGGCTGCgcccaagatgaagaaagaggcGACAAGTGACGAGGGGAGCGATTAg
- a CDS encoding uncharacterized protein (TransMembrane:2 (i74-92o98-119i)) — protein sequence MAAAEKAMRNGEGCSTRLNGVVTVNGDHGHDDDRPYPVLPDNGHTQGHESGAWKAAGIRFAPLRMPFPRRLQTAAVFFHCMTLVTLISLFWFTCANVLTWPILVPYLVHLTMSSAATNGKLSYRSEYLRSLPLWRFFAAYFPMRLHKTYDLPPDRRYIFGYHPHGIISHGAWTAFSTNALGFSAKFPGITNTLLTLESNFRIPFYRDWILSMGMASVSKDSIRNTLTRGGPNNDGIGRAVTIVVGGARESLTAQPGALRLILKGRKGFVKMALRTGADLVPVLAFGENDLYDQLTAETHPMVHKFQMFVLKVFKFTLPAIHGRGILNYDVGLMPYRREVNIVVGKPIRIDSPPCEQPSQEDVDRYHELYVEEIEKIWETYKDQFAKGRTSELVIDA from the coding sequence atggctgcggctgagaaGGCGATGCGGAATGGCGAGGGCTGCTCGACACGCCTCAATGGCGTCGTCACGGTGAACGGAGACCACGGCCACGACGACGATCGGCCGTATCCCGTCTTGCCGGACAATGGACACACCCAAGGCCACGAGTCTGGCGCTTGGAAGGCTGCGGGCATCCGCTTTGCGCCGCTGCGCATGCCCTTCCCTCGCCGTCTACAGActgccgccgtcttcttccactgcATGACTCTCGTCACTTTGATCTCTCTGTTCTGGTTCACCTGCGCCAACGTTCTGACGTGGCCCATCTTGGTGCCGTATCTGGTGCATCTGACCATGTCCTCCGCGGCGACCAATGGCAAGCTCAGCTATCGATCCGAGTACCTCAGATCTCTGCCCCTCTGGAGATTCTTTGCGGCGTATTTCCCCATGAGGCTGCACAAAACGTACGACCTTCCGCCGGATCGGAGGTACATCTTTGGCTACCATCCACATGGCATCATCTCCCACGGCGCCTGGACTGCTTTCAGCACAAACGCTCTGGGCTTCTCAGCAAAGTTCCCCGGCATCACAAATACCCTGCTGACGCTCGAGTCGAATTTCCGAATTCCCTTTTACCGCGACTGGATCTTATCGATGGGCATGGCTTCGGTGTCCAAGGATTCCATCCGCAATACGCTGACACGAGGCGGACCCAACAACGACGGGATCGGCCGCGCCGTCACAATCGTCGTTGGCGGAGCTCGTGAATCCTTGACGGCCCAGCCGGGAGCTTTGAGGCTCATTCTCAAGGGCAGAAAGGGCTTCGTGAAGATGGCTTTGCGCACGGGAGCTGACCTGGTTCCCGTCCTCGCCTTTGGCGAAAACGACTTATACGACCAGCTAACCGCGGAGACGCACCCCATGGTCCACAAGTTCCAGATGTTCGTGCTGAAAGTGTTCAAGTTTACGCTCCCTGCAATTCATGGCCGAGGCATTCTCAACTACGACGTCGGCCTCATGCCTTACCGTCGTGAAGTCAACATCGTGGTGGGCAAGCCGATTCGCATCGACTCACCCCCTTGCGAGCAGCCGTCACAAGAGGACGTGGACCGGTACCACGAGCTGTATgtcgaagagattgaaaaaATTTGGGAGACTTACAAAGACCAGTTTGCCAAAGGCCGGACGTCTGAACTTGTCATTGATGCTTGA
- a CDS encoding uncharacterized protein (EggNog:ENOG41): MSTVSQDSPSPSSPSPLHLLMASHAAAIATGTPLPSGPTRTPPPALPLDDVARQPKRRRESDSSSSRAFASAQLDPQSPPSKSAKLLLATGQAPPPLTGAAPLEDERRRREEEETDGEVEQEHLHATDESPSQRDLAALMSAGAQAMSRPADAPQLAPTAAMEPSSKVATAALSISQNGGGDRIEERSEMTPQSPSSIAGAQVTESPTAMDVDAKGESLVSQQVAVQDERPQPGSLSYPGSLQTSGSIPDSPIRGMSFPMPAQSQGSPPSSASKKHKCPYCNTEFTRHHNLKSHLLTHSQEKPYVCTDCQMRFRRLHDLKRHGKLHTGEKPHVCPKCDRKFARGDALARHSKGLGGCAGRRSSMGSFADGDELDGAMEGDEAAVMTGIAYDNPDEEELRRQSLPSLSAQHISGGPAEQYGGHSRTYPPAGARSTTATTGLYPPGVGQNQAAGTSSTSVSNSIGGSHTPNTSISSSVAVSGANAGLYPQAVVSDGGKPLNPDGVPSHDASGIVRQRSPSLSHQLQQQQPQQMGRRQSEMQSPHSGQNRPKLPGLTHPGYATATSPGFSHGGRPPTATASSGDSGNMFAQSDPSVWAYIQTLEEKVKSLSDKIVSLDHEMTMLKSKLENREGVPAS, translated from the coding sequence ATGTCAACCGTCTCCCAGGACTCGCCGTCGccttcatcgccttctccaTTGCATCTTCTTATGGCCTCTcacgctgctgccatcgcaACCGGAACCCCACTCCCGTCTGGCCCGACTCGAACCCCTCCCCCAGCTCTCCCTTTGGACGACGTCGCGAGACAGCCCAAGAGGCGGCGCGAATCTGACTCCTCATCGTCGCGAGCCTTTGCTTCCGCCCAGCTCGATCCCCAATCGCCTCCATCGAAGTcggccaagctgctgctggcaacTGGCCAAGCCCCGCCTCCACTGACTGGCGCCGCGCCTCTGGAAGACGAGCGACGGcgtagagaagaagaagaaacagacGGGGAGGTTGAGCAAGAGCATCTACACGCGACCGACGAGAGTCCCAGTCAGCGTGATCTAGCTGCTCTCATGTCTGCGGGGGCCCAAGCCATGAGCCGTCCGGCAGACGCGCCGCAACTGGCTCCCACGGCCGCCATGGAGCCATCCTCCAAGGTCGCCACGGCTGCCTTGTCCATATCACAaaacggcggcggcgatcGTATCGAAGAACGAAGCGAGATGACTCCCCAGAGCCCGTCAAGCATCGCCGGCGCGCAGGTAACCGAAAGCCCAACGGCGATGGATGTCGATGCGAAAGGTGAatctctcgtctctcaaCAGGTTGCCGTACAAGACGAACGGCCGCAGCCTGGATCATTGTCTTATCCCGGTTCTCTACAAACAAGCGGCAGCATTCCCGATTCGCCAATCCGGGGTATGAGCTTTCCAATGCCTGCCCAAAGCCAGGgctctcctccatcctcgGCGAGCAAGAAACACAAGTGCCCCTACTGCAACACCGAGTTTACTCGGCACCACAACCTCAAGAGCCACCTCCTGACGCACAGTCAGGAAAAGCCCTACGTGTGTACAGACTGCCAGATGCGATTCCGCCGTCTTCACGACCTAAAACGCCATGGCAAGCTTCACACGGGTGAAAAGCCCCACGTGTGCCCCAAGTGCGATCGCAAATTTGCTCGAGGTGATGCCTTGGCCCGACACAGCAAAGGATTGGGCGGGTGCGCCGGCAGACGGTCCAGCATGGGTAGCTTCGCCGACGGAGATGAGCTGGACGGTGCCATGGAAGGAGACGAGGCTGCTGTAATGACGGGCATTGCCTACGATAATCCTGACGAAGAGGAGTTGAGGCGACAGAGCTTGCCCAGCCTCAGTGCGCAACATATATCAGGCGGACCAGCAGAACAGTACGGAGGTCACTCCCGGACGTATCCCCCAGCCGGTGCGAGGTCTACGACAGCTACTACCGGCTTATATCCCCCCGGCGTCGGCCAGAACCAAGCCGCGGGGACTAGCAGTACAAGTGTCTCTAATAGTATTGGAGGCAGCCACACGCCAAATACTAGCATTTCCTCGTCCGTTGCGGTCAGCGGTGCAAATGCAGGTCTTTATCCACAGGCTGTTGTGTCAGACGGTGGAAAGCCCCTGAATCCCGATGGAGTGCCGAGTCACGATGCCTCCGGTATCGTGAGACAACGATCGCCCAGTCTGTCCCATCAattacagcagcagcagccgcagcagatgGGAAGGCGACAGTCAGAAATGCAGTCTCCTCACAGCGGGCAAAATAGACCAAAGCTTCCTGGGTTGACTCATCCAGGTTATGCCACGGCGACTTCCCCGGGCTTCTCTCACGGCGGCCGTCCGCCGACTGCAACGGCGTCGAGCGGCGACAGTGGCAACATGTTTGCGCAGAGCGACCCGAGCGTGTGGGCCTACATCCAGACtttggaagaaaaagtcaaGTCACTGTCGGACAAGATAGTATCGCTCGATCACGAGATGACTATGCTGAAAAGCAAGCTTGAAAATCGTGAAGGAGTTCCCGCTAGCTGA